The Podarcis muralis chromosome 10, rPodMur119.hap1.1, whole genome shotgun sequence genome includes a region encoding these proteins:
- the WNT5B gene encoding protein Wnt-5b isoform X2 yields the protein MQGALMCLSLAGQRRGSRGKRTMPGTRLILSLTLLCGCTQLLVEASSWWSLAMNPIQRPEMYIIGAQPVCSQLPGLSPGQRKLCQLYQEHMVYIGEGAKNAIKECQYQFRQRRWNCSTVDNTSVFGRVMSIGSRETAFTYAVSAAGVVNAISRACREGELSTCGCSRTARPKDLPRDWLWGGCGDNVEYGYRFAKEFVDARERERNYAKGSEEQARTLMNLQNNEAGRRAVYKLADVSCKCHGVSGSCSLKTCWLQLADFRKVGDLLKEKYDSAAAMRISRKGKLELVNNRFNSPTPEDLVYVDPSPDYCLRNETTGSLGTKGRLCNKTSEGMDGCELMCCGRGYDQFKSVQVERCHCKFHWCCYVKCKKCTEIVDQYVCK from the exons GGAGCCCTGATGTGTCTCAGCCTGGCCGGGCAAAGACGCGGGAGCCGCGGGAAGCGCACCATGCCCGGGACGCGGCTGATCCTCAGCCTGACTCTCCTCTGCGGCTGCACGCAGCTTCTGGTCGAGGCCAGCTCCTGGTG GTCATTGGCTATGAACCCAATCCAGAGACCTGAGATGTACATCATTGGCGCCCAGCCCGTGTGCAGCCAGCTGCCAGGGCTTTCCCCGGGGCAGAGGAAGCTGTGCCAACTTTACCAAGAGCACATGGTGTACATTGGTGAGGGGGCCAAGAACGCCATCAAGGAGTGCCAGTACCAGTTCCGGCAGAGACGGTGGAATTGCAGCACAGTGGACAACACGTCTGTGTTCGGCAGGGTCATGAGTATAG GTAGCCGAGAGACCGCATTCACTTACGCTGTTAGCGCAGCAGGGGTGGTGAATGCCATCAGCCGTGCCTGCCGTGAAGGGGAGCTTTCCACCTGCGGTTGCAGCCGGACAGCCCGGCCGAAGGACCTGCCCCGAGACTGGCTTTGGGGCGGATGCGGGGACAATGTGGAATATGGCTACCGTTTCGCCAAGGAATTTGTGGatgccagggagagagagaggaactatGCCAAGGGATCTGAGGAGCAGGCCCGCACACTCATGAACCTACAGAACAACGAGGCCGGCCGCAGA GCAGTGTACAAGTTGGCCGATGTCTCCTGTAAGTGCCATGGCGTCTCAGGTTCCTGCAGCCTCAAGACCTGTTGGCTGCAGCTGGCTGACTTCCGCAAAGTGGGAGACCTCCTGAAAGAGAAGTACGACAGCGCCGCCGCCATGAGGATCAGCCGCAAGGGCAAGCTGGAGCTAGTGAACAACCGCTTCAATTCGCCTACTCCAGAGGACTTGGTGTACGTCGACCCCAGCCCCGATTACTGCCTGCGCAACGAAACCACGGGCTCCCTGGGCACCAAGGGCCGGCTCTGTAATAAGACCTCAGAGGGTATGGACGGCTGTGAGCTGATGTGCTGTGGCCGAGGCTACGACCAGTTCAAGAGTGTGCAGGTCGAGCGCTGCCACTGCAAGTTTCACTGGTGCTGTTACGTCAAGTGTAAAAAGTGCACAGAGATTGTCGATCAGTACGTCTGTAAATGA
- the WNT5B gene encoding protein Wnt-5b isoform X3: MCLSLAGQRRGSRGKRTMPGTRLILSLTLLCGCTQLLVEASSWWSLAMNPIQRPEMYIIGAQPVCSQLPGLSPGQRKLCQLYQEHMVYIGEGAKNAIKECQYQFRQRRWNCSTVDNTSVFGRVMSIGSRETAFTYAVSAAGVVNAISRACREGELSTCGCSRTARPKDLPRDWLWGGCGDNVEYGYRFAKEFVDARERERNYAKGSEEQARTLMNLQNNEAGRRAVYKLADVSCKCHGVSGSCSLKTCWLQLADFRKVGDLLKEKYDSAAAMRISRKGKLELVNNRFNSPTPEDLVYVDPSPDYCLRNETTGSLGTKGRLCNKTSEGMDGCELMCCGRGYDQFKSVQVERCHCKFHWCCYVKCKKCTEIVDQYVCK; encoded by the exons ATGTGTCTCAGCCTGGCCGGGCAAAGACGCGGGAGCCGCGGGAAGCGCACCATGCCCGGGACGCGGCTGATCCTCAGCCTGACTCTCCTCTGCGGCTGCACGCAGCTTCTGGTCGAGGCCAGCTCCTGGTG GTCATTGGCTATGAACCCAATCCAGAGACCTGAGATGTACATCATTGGCGCCCAGCCCGTGTGCAGCCAGCTGCCAGGGCTTTCCCCGGGGCAGAGGAAGCTGTGCCAACTTTACCAAGAGCACATGGTGTACATTGGTGAGGGGGCCAAGAACGCCATCAAGGAGTGCCAGTACCAGTTCCGGCAGAGACGGTGGAATTGCAGCACAGTGGACAACACGTCTGTGTTCGGCAGGGTCATGAGTATAG GTAGCCGAGAGACCGCATTCACTTACGCTGTTAGCGCAGCAGGGGTGGTGAATGCCATCAGCCGTGCCTGCCGTGAAGGGGAGCTTTCCACCTGCGGTTGCAGCCGGACAGCCCGGCCGAAGGACCTGCCCCGAGACTGGCTTTGGGGCGGATGCGGGGACAATGTGGAATATGGCTACCGTTTCGCCAAGGAATTTGTGGatgccagggagagagagaggaactatGCCAAGGGATCTGAGGAGCAGGCCCGCACACTCATGAACCTACAGAACAACGAGGCCGGCCGCAGA GCAGTGTACAAGTTGGCCGATGTCTCCTGTAAGTGCCATGGCGTCTCAGGTTCCTGCAGCCTCAAGACCTGTTGGCTGCAGCTGGCTGACTTCCGCAAAGTGGGAGACCTCCTGAAAGAGAAGTACGACAGCGCCGCCGCCATGAGGATCAGCCGCAAGGGCAAGCTGGAGCTAGTGAACAACCGCTTCAATTCGCCTACTCCAGAGGACTTGGTGTACGTCGACCCCAGCCCCGATTACTGCCTGCGCAACGAAACCACGGGCTCCCTGGGCACCAAGGGCCGGCTCTGTAATAAGACCTCAGAGGGTATGGACGGCTGTGAGCTGATGTGCTGTGGCCGAGGCTACGACCAGTTCAAGAGTGTGCAGGTCGAGCGCTGCCACTGCAAGTTTCACTGGTGCTGTTACGTCAAGTGTAAAAAGTGCACAGAGATTGTCGATCAGTACGTCTGTAAATGA